From Streptomyces qinzhouensis, one genomic window encodes:
- the infC gene encoding translation initiation factor IF-3 codes for MRGWSHQTLAAVCQSAAWCYRGGSISAEPRINDRIRVPEVRLVGPSGEQVGIVPLAKALELAQEYDLDLVEVAANARPPVCKLMDYGKFKYESAMKAREARKNQAHTVIKEMKLRPKIDPHDYDTKKGHVVRFLKQGDKVKITIMFRGREQSRPELGYRLLQRLASDVEDLGFIESNPKQDGRNMIMVLGPHKKKTEAMAEAREAQAARKAGRDPKAEALAEAEADAELQAEAPAETPAEG; via the coding sequence CTGCGCGGTTGGTCTCACCAGACGCTCGCGGCCGTCTGCCAGTCGGCCGCGTGGTGCTACCGAGGAGGATCCATCAGCGCCGAGCCCCGCATCAACGACCGGATTCGCGTTCCCGAAGTGCGGCTTGTCGGTCCCAGCGGCGAGCAGGTGGGCATTGTCCCGCTCGCCAAGGCCCTTGAGCTCGCCCAGGAGTACGACCTCGACCTGGTCGAGGTCGCGGCGAACGCCCGGCCGCCCGTGTGCAAGCTCATGGACTACGGGAAGTTCAAGTACGAGTCGGCCATGAAGGCCCGTGAGGCGCGCAAGAACCAGGCGCACACGGTCATCAAGGAGATGAAGCTCCGGCCGAAGATCGACCCGCACGACTACGACACCAAGAAGGGCCATGTCGTCCGCTTCCTCAAGCAGGGCGACAAGGTCAAGATCACGATCATGTTCCGTGGTCGTGAGCAGTCCCGCCCCGAGCTTGGTTACCGTCTGCTTCAGCGTCTTGCGTCCGATGTCGAAGACCTCGGATTCATCGAGTCGAACCCGAAGCAGGACGGCCGGAACATGATCATGGTTCTCGGGCCGCACAAGAAGAAGACCGAGGCCATGGCCGAGGCGCGTGAGGCCCAGGCCGCACGTAAGGCGGGCCGGGACCCGAAGGCCGAGGCTCTCGCCGAGGCCGAGGCCGACGCCGAGCTTCAGGCCGAGGCTCCGGCCGAGACGCCCGCCGAGGGGTGA
- a CDS encoding SseB family protein codes for MALKNIPDPGFSEDDGTADPRLTAALAAWAGDRTAEAAVLAALAGARLLVPVVAVLGEVETDENGLRREKTSEMAVPTLTAGDRRALPAFTSLETLARWDPKARPVAVPLHQALKAVAHEQADTLVLDLAGPVPYQLSGAALRAMAEGRTSADPLDDPAVTGAVREVMAAEPAVVRVHLLPGDGTDGTLALVLADGAEPAEAAGRVARAVAGHDVLRARLVRGLDLALLPAGATPPGEPFYVRS; via the coding sequence GTGGCGCTCAAGAACATCCCCGATCCCGGTTTCTCCGAAGACGACGGCACCGCCGACCCGCGGCTCACGGCGGCGCTCGCCGCCTGGGCGGGGGACCGGACGGCCGAAGCGGCCGTCCTGGCGGCGCTCGCCGGGGCCCGGCTGCTGGTGCCCGTCGTCGCCGTACTCGGCGAGGTCGAGACGGACGAGAACGGGCTGCGGCGCGAGAAGACCAGCGAGATGGCGGTGCCCACGCTCACCGCGGGGGACCGGCGGGCGCTGCCCGCCTTCACCTCCCTGGAGACCCTGGCCCGCTGGGACCCGAAGGCCCGCCCGGTCGCCGTGCCGCTGCACCAGGCGCTCAAGGCGGTCGCCCACGAGCAGGCCGACACCCTCGTTCTCGATCTCGCCGGACCGGTGCCCTACCAGCTCAGCGGTGCCGCGCTGCGGGCCATGGCCGAGGGCCGGACCAGCGCCGACCCGCTGGACGACCCGGCGGTCACCGGGGCGGTCCGGGAGGTGATGGCGGCCGAGCCCGCCGTCGTCCGGGTCCATCTGCTGCCCGGTGACGGCACCGACGGCACCCTCGCCCTGGTCCTCGCCGACGGCGCCGAGCCCGCCGAAGCCGCCGGACGGGTGGCCAGGGCCGTCGCGGGCCACGACGTACTGAGGGCTCGCCTGGTGCGGGGCCTCGACCTGGCACTGCTGCCGGCCGGGGCCACCCCTCCGGGCGAGCCCTTCTACGTACGTTCCTGA
- a CDS encoding DUF1844 domain-containing protein — translation MTRDIAEVPAVEVIVTVAVNLMSAAAVKLGLTEEGDEHKDLDEARKLVHALAGLLDASTTEISSFHAAPLRDGLKSLQLAFREASLVPDGPGQGPGEKYTGPVYG, via the coding sequence ATGACCCGCGATATCGCGGAGGTGCCCGCCGTCGAGGTGATCGTCACGGTCGCGGTCAACCTGATGAGCGCCGCCGCCGTGAAGCTCGGCCTCACCGAGGAGGGCGACGAGCACAAGGACCTCGACGAGGCCCGCAAGCTGGTGCACGCCCTGGCCGGACTGCTGGACGCCAGCACGACGGAGATCAGCTCCTTCCACGCCGCCCCGCTGCGCGACGGCCTGAAGTCGCTCCAGCTCGCGTTCCGCGAGGCGTCCCTGGTACCGGACGGACCGGGGCAGGGCCCGGGCGAGAAGTACACGGGCCCGGTCTACGGCTAG
- the mycP gene encoding type VII secretion-associated serine protease mycosin, which translates to MAPGTARTPVPSGGTVRGLRAGSAVRRRGPRRAAALAAAVLFALLPAVPARADGIRVQQWGLDALNTEEAWRTTKGEGITVAVLDTGVDDEHPDLRENVLPGKDLIGFGAVRGDRAWARHGTAMAGIIAAHGRGWDNESGVVGIAPEAKILPVRVILEGGDNAREKARKSRGTALAQGIRWAADQGADIINLSLGDDSESAHPEPGEDAAVQYALAKGAVVVASAGNGGEKGDRISYPAAYPGVIAVTAVDRFGNRASFSTRRWYATVSAPGVDIVIPDPDRKYYEGWGTSAAAAFVSGAAALVRSAHPELTPAQIKRLLVDTARDRPDSGRDDSRGYGTVDPAAAIEAGKQLRPRDPKAATAGYAKPYFGKGPQPEEPDETPSNWLAPVVGGAGAVVLAIAVVLRRAPRPRPDA; encoded by the coding sequence ATGGCCCCGGGCACCGCCCGGACGCCCGTGCCTTCCGGCGGCACCGTCCGAGGGCTCCGGGCCGGTTCCGCCGTCCGCCGCCGGGGCCCGCGCCGTGCCGCCGCGCTCGCCGCCGCCGTCCTGTTCGCGCTGCTGCCCGCCGTACCCGCCCGCGCGGACGGCATCCGCGTCCAGCAGTGGGGACTCGACGCCCTCAACACCGAAGAGGCATGGCGTACCACCAAGGGCGAGGGGATCACGGTCGCCGTCCTCGACACCGGCGTCGACGACGAGCACCCCGATCTCAGGGAGAACGTGCTGCCCGGCAAGGACCTCATCGGCTTCGGCGCCGTGCGCGGCGACCGCGCCTGGGCCCGGCACGGCACCGCGATGGCCGGGATCATCGCCGCCCACGGCCGGGGCTGGGACAACGAGTCCGGGGTCGTCGGCATCGCGCCCGAGGCGAAGATCCTGCCGGTCCGGGTCATCCTCGAAGGCGGCGACAACGCCCGCGAGAAGGCCCGTAAATCCCGCGGTACCGCCCTGGCCCAGGGCATCCGCTGGGCCGCCGACCAGGGCGCCGACATCATCAATCTCTCCCTCGGCGACGACAGCGAGTCCGCCCACCCGGAACCCGGCGAGGACGCCGCCGTCCAGTACGCGCTCGCCAAGGGCGCCGTGGTCGTCGCCTCCGCGGGCAACGGCGGCGAGAAGGGCGACCGGATCTCCTATCCCGCGGCCTATCCGGGCGTCATCGCCGTCACGGCCGTGGACCGCTTCGGCAACCGCGCCTCCTTCTCCACCCGCCGGTGGTACGCGACCGTCAGCGCGCCCGGGGTCGACATCGTGATACCGGACCCGGACCGCAAGTACTACGAGGGCTGGGGCACCAGCGCGGCGGCGGCCTTCGTCTCCGGCGCCGCCGCCCTCGTCCGCTCCGCCCATCCCGAACTGACGCCCGCCCAGATCAAACGGCTCCTCGTCGACACCGCCCGGGACCGCCCCGACTCCGGCCGGGACGATTCCCGCGGCTACGGCACGGTCGACCCGGCGGCGGCCATCGAGGCGGGGAAGCAACTGCGCCCCCGGGATCCGAAGGCGGCCACGGCGGGCTATGCGAAGCCGTACTTCGGCAAGGGGCCGCAGCCCGAGGAACCGGACGAGACGCCGTCCAACTGGCTCGCCCCGGTGGTGGGCGGTGCCGGTGCCGTGGTGCTCGCGATCGCGGTCGTGCTCCGGCGCGCCCCCCGGCCCCGGCCCGACGCCTGA